One window of the Acinonyx jubatus isolate Ajub_Pintada_27869175 chromosome A2, VMU_Ajub_asm_v1.0, whole genome shotgun sequence genome contains the following:
- the FLNC gene encoding filamin-C isoform X1: MMNNSSYSEAAGLGLGDEVDDMPSTEKDLAEDAPWKKIQQNTFTRWCNEHLKCVGKRLTDLQRDLSDGLRLIALLEVLSQKRMYRKFHPRPNFRQMKLENVSVALEFLEREHIKLVSIDSKAIVDGNLKLILGLIWTLILHYSISMPMWEDEEDEDARKQTPKQRLLGWIQNKVPQLPITNFNRDWQDGKALGALVDNCAPGLCPDWEAWDPNQPVENAREAMQQADDWLGVPQVIAPEEIVDPNVDEHSVMTYLSQFPKAKLKPGAPVRSKQLNPKKAIAYGPGIEPHGNTVLQPAHFTVQTVDAGVGEVLVYIEDPEGHTEEAKVVPNNDKNRTYAVSYVPKVAGLHKVTVLFAGQNIERSPFEVNVGMALGDANKVSARGPGLEPVGNVANKPTYFDIYTAGAGTGDVAVVIVDPQGRRDTVEVALEDKGDSTFRCTYRPVMEGPHTVHVAFAGAPITRSPFPVHVAEEPLPSHVPSVPIIHQAKKVVPPCNPNACRASGRGLQPKGVRVKEVADFKVFTKGAGSGELKVTVKGPKGTEEPVKVREAGDGVFECEYHPVVPGKYVVTITWGGYAIPRSPFEVQVSPEAGAQKVRAWGPGLKTGQVGKSADFVVEAIGTEVGTLGFSIEGPSQAKIECDDKGDGSCDVRYWPTEPGEYAVHVICDDEDIRDSPFIAHIQPAAPDCFPDKVKAFGPGLEPTGCIVDKPAEFTIDARAAGKGDLNLYAQDADGCPVNIMVIPNGDGTFRCSYVPTKPIKHTIIIAWGGVNVPKSPFRVNVGEGSHPERVKVYGPGVEKTGLKANEPTYFTVDCSEAGQGDVSIGIKCAPGVVGPAEADIDFDIIKNDNDTFTVKYTPPGAGRYTIMVLFANQEIPASPFHIKVDPSHDASKVKAEGPGLNRTGVEVGKPTHFTVLTKGAGKAKLDVHFAGAAKGEAVRDFEIIDNHDYSYTVKYTAVQQGNMAVTVTYGGDPVPKSPFVVNVAPPLDLSKVKVQGLNSKVAVGQEQAFSVNTRGAGGQGQLDVRMTSPSRRPIPCKLEPGGGAETQAVRYMPPEEGPYKVDITYDGHPVPGSPFAVEGVLPPDPSKVCAYGPGLKGGLVGTPAPFSIDTKGAGTGGLGLTVEGPCEAKIECQDNGDGSCAVSYLPTEPGEYTINILFAEAHIPGSPFKATIRPVFDPSKVRASGPGLERGKAGEAATFTVDCSEAGEAELTIEILSDAGVKAEVLIHNNADGTYHITYSPAFPGTYTITIKYGGHPVPKFPTRVHVQPAVDTSGVKVSGPGVEPHGVLREVTTEFTVDARSLTATGGNHVTARVLNPSGAKTDTYVTDNGDGTYRVQYTAYEEGVHLVEVLYDDVAVPKSPFRVGVTEGCDPTRVRAFGPGLESGLVNKANHFTVETRGAGTGGLGLAIEGPSEAKMSCKDNKDGSCTVEYIPFTAGDYDVNITFGGRPIPGSPFRVPVKDVVDPGKVKCSGPGLGAGVRARVPQTFTVDCSQAGRAPLQVAVLGPTGVAEPVEVRDKGDGTHTVHYTPATDGPYTVAVKYADQEVPRSPFKIKVLPAHDASKVRASGPGLNASGIPASLPVEFTIDARDAGEGLLTVQILDPEGKPKKANIRDNGDGTYTVSYLPDMSGRYTITIKYGGDEIPYSPFRIHALPTGDASKCLVTVSIGGHGLGACLGPRIQIGEETVITVDAKAAGKGKVTCTVSTPDGAELDVDVVENHDGTFDIYYTAPEPGKYVITIRFGGEHIPNSPFHVLACDPMPHVEEPPDVLQPHRPGPYPTHWATEEPVVPVEPMESMLRPFNLVIPFTVQKGELTGEVRMPSGKTARPNITDNKDGTITVRYAPTEKGLHQMGIKYDGNHIPGSPLQFYVDAINSRHVSAYGPGLSHGMVNKPATFTIVTKDAGEGGLSLAVEGPSKAEITCKDNKDGTCTVSYLPTAPGDYSIIVRFDDKHIPGSPFTAKITGDDSMRTSQLNVGTSTDVSLKITESDLSLLTASIRAPSGNEEPCLLKRLPNRHIGISFTPKEVGEHVVSVRKSGKHVTNSPFKILVGPSEIGDASKVRVWGKGLSEGHTFQVAEFIVDTRNAGYGGLGLSIEGPSKVDINCEDMEDGTCKVTYCPTEPGTYIINIKFADKHVPGSPFTVKVTGEGRMKESITRRRQAPSIATIGSTCDLNLKIPGNWFQMVSAQERLTRTFTRSSHTYTRTERTEISKTRGGETKREVRVEESTQVGGDPFPAVFGDFLGRERLGSFGSITRQQEGEASSQDMTAQVTSPSGKMEAAEIVEGEDSAYSVRFVPQEMGPHTVTVKYRGQHVPGSPFQFTVGPLGEGGAHKVRAGGTGLERGVAGVPAEFSIWTREAGAGGLSIAVEGPSKAEISFEDRKDGSCGVSYVVQEPGDYEVSIKFNDEHIPDSPFVVPVASLSDDARRLTVTSLQETGLKVNQPASFAVQLNGARGVIDARVHTPSGAVEECYVSELDSDKHTIRFIPHENGVHSIDVKFNGAHIPGSPFKIRVGEQSQAGDPGLVSAYGPGLEGGTTGVSSEFIVNTLNAGSGALSVTIDGPSKVQLDCRECPEGHVVTYTPMAPGNYLIAIKYGGPQHIVGSPFKAKVTGPRLSGGHSLHETSTVLVETVTKSSSSRGSSYSSIPKFSSDASKVVTRGPGLSQAFVGQKNSFTVDCSKAGTNMMMVGVHGPKTPCEEVYVKHMGNRVYNVTYTVKEKGDYILIVKWGDESVPGSPFKVNVP; the protein is encoded by the exons ATGATGAACAACAGCAGCTACTCAGAGGCCGCCGGCCTCGGCCTGGGCGACGAGGTGGACGACATGCCGTCCACGGAGAAGGACCTGGCGGAGGACGCGCCGTGGAAGAAGATCCAGCAGAACACGTTCACGCGCTGGTGCAACGAGCACCTGAAGTGTGTGGGCAAGCGCCTGACCGACCTGCAGCGAGACCTCAGCGACGGGCTGCGCCTCATCGCGCTGCTCGAGGTGCTCAGCCAGAAGCGCATGTATCGCAAGTTCCACCCGCGCCCCAACTTCCGCCAGATGAAGCTGGAGAACGTGTCCGTGGCCCTCGAGTTCCTGGAGCGCGAGCACATCAAGCTCGTGTCCATCG ACAGCAAGGCCATTGTGGATGGGAACCTGAAGCTGATCCTGGGTCTGATCTGGACGCTGATCCTACACTACTCCATCTCCATGCCCATGTGGGAGGATGAGGAGGACGAGGACGCCCGCAAGCAGACGCCCAAGCAGCGTCTGCTCGGCTGGATCCAGAACAAGGTGCCCCAGCTGCCCATCACTAACTTCAACCGTGACTGGCAGGATGGCAAAGCTCTGGGCGCCCTGGTGGACAACTGTGCCCCTG GCCTGTGCCCTGACTGGGAAGCCTGGGACCCCAACCAGCCTGTGGAGAACGCCCGGGAGGCCATGCAGCAGGCGGACGACTGGCTCGGGGTGCCCCAG GTGATTGCCCCCGAGGAGATTGTGGACCCCAACGTGGATGAGCATTCTGTCATGACCTACCTGTCCCAGTTCCCCAAGGCCAAACTCAAACCTGGTGCCCCTGTTCGCTCTAAACAGCTGAACCCCAAGAAGGCCATCGCCTACGGGCCTG GCATCGAGCCCCACGGCAACACTGTGCTACAGCCTGCCCACTTCACCGTGCAGACGGTGGATGCCGGCGTGGGCGAGGTGCTGGTCTACATTGAGGACCCTGAGGGCCACACCGAGGAG GCCAAAGTGGTTCCCAACAATGACAAGAACCGCACCTATGCTGTCTCCTATGTGCCCAAGGTTGCGGGGTTGCACAAG GTGACTGTGCTCTTTGCTGGCCAGAATATCGAACGCAGTCCCTTTGAGGTGAACGTGGGCATGGCTCTGGGAGATGCCAACAAGGTGTCAGCCCGTGGCCCTGGCCTGGAGCCTGTGGGCAATGTGGCCAACAAACCCACGTACTTTGACATCTATACTGCGG GGGCCGGCACTGGTGATGTCGCCGTGGTGATCGTGGACCCGCAGGGCCGGCGGGACACAGTGGAGGTGGCCCTGGAGGACAAGGGCGACAGCACGTTCCGATGCACGTACAGGCCTGTGATGGAGGGGCCCCACACGGTGCATGTGGCCTTCGCTGGTGCCCCCATCACCCGCAGTCCTTTCCCCGTCCATGTAGCTGAAG AGCCCTTGCCGTCACACGTCCCCTCCGTGCCCATCATCCACCAGGCCAAGAAAGTGGTGCCAC CCTGTAACCCTAACGCCTGCCGTGCCTCTGGGCGGGGCCTGCAGCCCAAGGGTGTGCGTGTGAAAGAGGTGGCTGATTTCAAGGTGTTCACTAAGGGTGCCGGCAGCGGGGAGCTCAAGGTCACAGTCAAAGGGCCAA AGGGCACAGAAGAGCCAGTGAAAGTGCGAGAGGCTGGAGATGGCGTGTTCGAGTGTGAGTACCACCCTGTGGTGCCTGGGAAGTATGTGGTGACCATCACGTGGGGCGGCTACGCCATCCCCCGCAG TCCTTTTGAGGTACAGGTGAGCCCAGAGGCAGGAGCGCAGAAGGTACGGGCCTGGGGTCCCGGCCTGAAAACTGGCCAGGTGGGGAAGTCGGCCGACTTTGTGGTGGAGGCCATTGGCACGGAGGTGGGGACACTGG GCTTCTCCATCGAGGGGCCCTCACAGGCCAAGATCGAGTGTGATGACAAGGGGGATGGCTCCTGCGATGTGCGGTACTGGCCCACGGAGCCTGGGGAGTACGCCGTGCACGTCATCTGCGATGATGAGGACATCCGAGACTCACCCTTCATTGCCCACATCCAGCCAGCCGCACCTGACTGCTTCCCGGATAAG GTGAAGGCCTTTGGGCCTGGCCTGGAGCCCACTGGCTGCATCGTGGACAAGCCTGCAGAGTTCACCATCGATGCCCGTGCTGCTGGCAAGGGAGACCTGAACCTGTATGCCCAG gatgcTGATGGCTGCCCTGTCAACATCATGGTCATCCCCAATGGCGACGGCACCTTCCGCTGCTCCTACGTGCCCACCAAGCCCATTAAACACACCATCATCATCGCCTGGGGAGGCGTCAATGTGCCCAAGAGCCCCTTCCGG GTGAACGTGGGAGAAGGCAGTCACCCCGAGCGGGTGAAGGTGTATGGCCCAGGCGTGGAGAAGACGGGCCTCAAGGCCAACGAGCCTACTTATTTCACCGTGGACTGCAGCGAGGCTGGGCAAG GTGACGTGAGTATCGGCATCAAGTGTGCTCCCGGAGTGGTGGGCCCTGCAGAAGCTGACATCGACTTTGACATCATCAAGAACGACAATGACACCTTCACAGTCAAGTACACCCCCCCAGGGGCCGGCCGCTACACCATTATGGTGCTGTTTGCCAACCAG GAGATCCCTGCCAGCCCCTTCCACATTAAGGTGGACCCATCCCACGATGCCAGCAAAGTCAAAGCTGAGGGCCCTGGGCTGAACCGCACGG GTGTGGAAGTCGGGAAGCCCACTCACTTCACGGTGCTGACCAAGGGAGCCGGCAAGGCCAAGCTGGACGTGCACTTTGCCGGGGCTGCCAAGGGTGAGGCCGTTCGGGACTTTGAAATCATCGACAACCATGACTACTCCTACACCGTCAAGTACACTGCCGTCCAGCAG GGCAACATGGCAGTGACGGTGACCTACGGTGGGGACCCTGTCCCCAAGAGCCCCTTTGTGGTGAATGTGGCACCCCCACTGGACCTCAGCAAAGTCAAAGTTCAAGGCCTGAACAGCA AGGTGGCTGTGGGGCAAGAACAGGCCTTCTCTGTGAACACACGTGGGGCTGGTGGTCAAGGGCAGCTGGATGTGCGGATGACTTCACCCTCCCGTCGCCCCATCCCTTGCAAGCTGGAGCCTGGGGGCGGAGCTGAAACCCAGGCCGTGCGCTACATGCCCCCTGAGGAGGGACCCTACAAGGTGGACATCACCTACGACGGTCACCCAGTGCCCGGTAGCCCCTTTGCTGTGGAGGGTGTCCTGCCCCCTGATCCCTCCAAG GTTTGTGCTTATGGGCCTGGTCTCAAGGGCGGCCTGGTAGGCACCCCGGCACCGTTCTCCATTGACACCAAGGGGGCTGGCACGGGCGGCCTGGGGCTGACTGTGGAGGGCCCCTGTGAGGCCAAGATTGAGTGCCAGGACAACGGTGATGGCTCATGTGCTGTCAGCTACCTGCCCACGGAGCCCGGCGAGTACACCATCAACATCTTGTTTGCCGAAGCCCACATCCCTGGCTCACCCTTCAAGGCCACCATCCGGCCCGTGTTCGACCCGAGCAAGGTGCGGGCCAGTGGGCCGGGCCTGGAGCGTGGCAAGGCTGGCGAGGCGGCCACCTTCACAGTGGACTGCTCGGAGGCTGGCGAGGCTGAGCTGACCATCGAGATCCTGTCGGACGCCGGTGTCAAGGCCGAGGTGCTGATCCACAACAATGCCGACGGCACCTACCACATCACCTACAGCCCCGCCTTTCCTGGCACCTACACAATTACCATCAAGTATGGCGGGCACCCTGTCCCCAAATTCCCTACCCGCGTCCACGTGCAGCCTGCTGTCGACACCAGTGGAGTCAAGGTCTCAGGGCCCGGGGTGGAGCCTCACG GTGTCCTGCGTGAGGTGACCACTGAGTTCACTGTGGATGCAAGATCCCTAACAGCCACAGGTGGGAACCATGTGACAGCTCGTGTGCTCAACCCCTCGGGTGCTAAGACGGACACCTATGTGACAGACAACGGGGACGGCACCTACCGAGTGCAGTACACAGCCTATGAAGAGG GCGTGCATCTGGTGGAGGTCCTGTATGATGACGTAGCTGTGCCCAAGAGCCCCTTCCGAGTGGGCGTGACCGAGGGCTGTGACCCCACCCGCGTGAGGGCCTTTGGGCCTGGCCTGGAGAGCGGCTTGGTCAACAAGGCCAACCACTTCACTGTGGAGACCAG GGGAGCTGGCACCGGAGGCCTCGGCCTAGCCATCGAGGGCCCCTCAGAAGCCAAGATGTCCTGCAAGGACAACAAAGATGGTAGCTGTACCGTGGAGTACATCCCTTTCACCGCTGGAGACTACGATGTCAACATCACCTTTGGGGGGCGGCCCATCCCAG GGAGCCCGTTCCGGGTGCCGGTGAAGGATGTGGTGGACCCTGGGAAGGTGAAGTGCTcagggccggggctgggggccggTGTCAGGGCCCGGGTACCCCAGACCTTCACGGTGGACTGCAGCCAAGCCGGCCGGGCCCCACTGCAAGTGGCCGTGCTGGGCCCCACAG GTGTAGCCGAGCCTGTAGAGGTGCGTGACAAGGGAGATGGCACCCACACCGTCCACTACACCCCAGCCACCGATGGGCCCTACACGGTAGCCGTCAAGTATGCCGACCAGGAGGTACCACGCAG TCctttcaagatcaaggtgcttcCTGCCCATGATGCCAGCAAGGTGCGGGCCAGCGGCCCCGGCCTCAACGCCTCTGGCATCCCTGCCAGCCTGCCCGTGGAGTTCACCATCGATGCCCGGGATGCCGGTGAGGGTTTGCTCACCGTCCAGATCCTG gaCCCGGAGGGAAAGCCCAAGAAAGCCAACATCCGAGACAACGGGGATGGCACGTACACTGTGTCCTACCTGCCAGACATGAGTGGCCGGTACACCATCACCATCAAGTATGGCGGCGACGAGATCCCCTACTCGCCCTTCCGCATCCATGCCCTGCCCACTGGGGATGCCAGCAAGTGTCTTGTCACAG TGTCCATTGGAGGCCATGGCCTGG GTGCCTGCTTGGGACCCCGCATCCAGATCGGGGAGGAGACAGTGATCACGGTGGACGCCAAGGCGGCAGGCAAGGGGAAGGTGACGTGCACGGTATCCACTCCGGATGGGGCGGAGCTCGACGTGGATGTGGTTGAGAACCACGATGGTACCTTTGACATCTACTATACAGCGCCCGAGCCGGGCAAGTACGTCATCACCATCCGCTTTGGAGGCGAGCACATCCCCAACAGCCCCTTCCACGTGCTG GCGTGTGACCCCATGCCCCACGTGGAGGAGCCTCCCGATGTGCTGCAGCCGCACCGGCCCGGCCCCTACCCCACACACTGG gccacagAGGAGCCAGTGGTGCCTGTAGAGCCAATGGAGTCCATGCTTAGGCCCTTCAACCTGGTCATCCCCTTCACCGTGCAGAAAGGGGAACTCACAG GGGAGGTACGGATGCCCTCTGGGAAAACAGCCCGGCCCAACATCACCGACAATAAGGATGGAACCATCACGGTGAGGTATGCACCCACCGAGAAAGGCCTGCACCAGATGGGGATCAAGTATGACGGCAACCACATCCCTG gAAGCCCCCTGCAGTTTTATGTGGATGCCATCAATAGCCGCCATGTGAGTGCTTATGGGCCAGGCCTGAGCCATGGCATGGTCAACAAGCCGGCCACCTTCACCATTGTCACCAAGGATGCTGGGGAAG GGGGCCTGTCCCTGGCTGTGGAGGGCCCATCCAAGGCAGAGATCACCTGCAAGGACAACAAGGATGGCACCTGCACCGTATCCTACTTACCCACAGCGCCTGGAGACTACAGCATCATCGTGCGCTTTGATGACAAGCACATCCCAGGAAGCCCCTTCACGGCCAAGATCACAG GCGATGACTCAATGAGGACATCACAGCTCAATGTGGGCACCTCCACGGATGTGTCACTGAAGATCACGGAGAGTGACCTGAGCCTGCTGACTGCCAGCATCCGCGCCCCCTCAGGCAACGAGGAGCCCTGCCTATTGAAGCGCCTGCCCAACAGGCACATTG GCATCTCCTTCACCCCGAAGGAGGTTGGGGAGCACGTGGTAAGCGTGCGCAAAAGTGGCAAGCATGTCACCAACAGCCCCTTCAAGATCCTGGTGGGGCCATCTGAGATCGGAGATGCCAGCAAGGTGCGGGTCTGGGGCAAGGGCCTGTCCGAGGGACACACCTTCCAGGTGGCGGAGTTCATCGTGGACACTCGCAACGCAG GTTACGGGGGCCTGGGGTTGAGTATTGAAGGCCCTAGCAAGGTGGACATCAACTGTGAGGACATGGAAGATGGCACATGCAAAGTCACCTACTGCCCCACTGAGCCTGGCACCTACATCATCAACATCAAATTTGCTGACAAGCACGTGCCTG GAAGCCCGTTCACTGTGAAGGTTACCGGTGAGGGTCGCATGAAGGAAAGCATCACGCGGCGGAGACAGGCACCTTCCATTGCCACCATTGGCAGCACCTGTGACCTCAATCTCAAGATCCCAG GGAACTGGTTCCAGATGGTGTCTGCCCAGGAGCGCCTGACGCGCACCTTCACACGCAGCAGCCACACATACACCCGCACAGAACGCACGGAGATCAGCAAGACGCGCGGCGGAGAGACCAAGCGTGAGGTGCGGGTAGAGGAGTCCACCCAGGTTGGTGGAGACCCCTTCCCCGCGGTCTTCGGGGACTTCTTGGGCCGGGAGCGCCTGGGCTCCTTTGGCAGCATCACCCGGCAGCAGGAGG GGGAGGCCAGTTCCCAGGACATGACTGCACAGGTGACCAGCCCATCGGGCAAGATGGAAGCCGCAGAGATTGTCGAGGGAGAAGACAGCGCGTACAGTGTGCGTTTTGTGCCCCAGGAAATGGGGCCCCATACAGTCACCGTCAAGTACCGCGGCCAGCATGTACCTGGCAGTCCCTTTCAGTTCACTGTGGGGCCGCTGGGTGAAGGTGGTGCCCACAAAGTGCGGGCTGGAGGCACAGGACTGGAGCGAGGTGTGGCCGGTGTGCCAG CTGAATTCAGCATTTGGACCCGAGAAGCTGGTGCTGGAGGCCTGTCTATTGCCGTGGAGGGTCCCAGCAAGGCGGAGATTTCATTTGAGGACCGAAAAGATGGCTCCTGTGGGGTCTCCTATGTTGTCCAGGAACCAG GTGACTATGAGGTCTCCATCAAGTTCAATGATGAACACATACCAGATAGCCCTTTTGTGGTACCTGTGGCCTCCCTCTCAGATGATGCTCGCCGCCTCACTGTCACCAGCCTCCAG GAAACAGGGCTCAAGGTGAACCAGCCGGCGTCCTTTGCGGTGCAGCTGAATGGTGCTCGGGGTGTGATTGATGCAAGGGTGCACACGCCCTCGGGTGCGGTGGAGGAGTGCTACGTCTCTGAGCTGGACAGCG ACAAGCACACCATCCGCTTCATCCCCCACGAGAACGGCGTCCACTCTATTGATGTCAAGTTCAACGGTGCCCACATCCCTGGCAGTCCCTTCAAGATCCGCGTTGGGGAACAGAGCCAGGCTGGGGACCCAGGCTTGGTGTCAGCTTATGGTCCTGGACTTGAGGGAGGCACTACTG GCGTGTCATCAGAGTTCATTGTCAACACCCTGAATGCGGGCTCAGGGGCCTTGTCTGTCACCATCGATGGCCCCTCCAAGGTGCAGCTGGACTGTCGGGAGTGTCCTGAGGGCCATGTTGTCACTTACACTCCCATGGCTCCTGGCAACTACCTCATTGCCATCAAGTACGGTGGCCCCCAGCACATCGTGGGCAGCCCCTTCAAGGCCAAAGTCACAG GTCCCCGGCTGTCTGGAGGCCACAGCCTTCATGAAACATCCACAGTTCTGGTGGAGACCGTGACCAAATCCTCCTCAAGCCGTGGCTCCAGCTACAGCTCCATCCCCAAGTTCTCCTCGGATGCCAGCAAGGTGGTGACACGGGGCCCTGGGCTGTCCCAGGCCTTTGTGGGCCAGAAGAACTCCTTCACCGTGGACTGCAGCAAAGCAG GCACCAACATGATGATGGTGGGCGTGCATGGGCCCAAGACCCCCTGTGAGGAGGTGTACGTGAAGCACATGGGGAACCGGGTCTACAATGTCACCTACACCGTCAAGGAGAAAGGGGACTACATCCTCATTGTCAAGTGGGGCGACGAAAGTGTTCCCGGAAGCCCCTTCAAAGTCAACGTGCCCTGA